A portion of the Cryptomeria japonica chromosome 5, Sugi_1.0, whole genome shotgun sequence genome contains these proteins:
- the LOC131067346 gene encoding protein IQ-DOMAIN 31-like, which produces MSDYVLKEDSNARTDSLAEQKLEVENSHSGPRMVSILAPHNSDHQMTSDSKLDAAFDQIKVEESFKKSLKKPVTAISDSSSDQQLKGESKSNVDSVSYQPEIKVEKSVSSTSTRKVSDIISALDPKKSQASAEFPRVQETISQPFVHETPPPVELISVQVPPPIELVSARILPEMPPDIEPVSAIISPETPLEYAPDENSENSASFNVKPTRKIPNYMSATLSAKAKIRSLSNPKPSPDAQENKRNPSSSHAKPPPFHETLRIPQRSLSQVRRNIHGNGDTISPRNLTEKSKKEWRS; this is translated from the exons ATGTCAGACTATGTGTTGAAGGAGGACTCAAATGCAAGGACAGATTCTTTGGCTGAG CAAAAGCTTGAAGTTGAGAATTCCCATTCTGGCCCAAGGATGGTGTCAATTTTGGCACCACATAATTCTGATCATCAAATGACTTCAGATTCAAAACTGGATGCTGCCTTTGATCAGATCAAAGTTGAGGAGAGTTTCAAGAAAAGCTTGAAAAAACCAGTGACTGCAATAAGTGACTCCAGTTCAGATCAGCAGCTCAAAGGTGAGTCAAAATCAAATGTTGATTCCGTTTCATATCAGCCTGAGATCAAAGTGGAGAAGTCAGTTTCAAGTACTTCAACAAGGAAAGTGTCTGATATAATATCTGCATTAGACCCAAAAAAATCACAGGCATCTGCTGAGTTTCCCAGAGTGCAGGAAACAATTAGTCAGCCTTTTGTTCATGAGACACCACCCCCTGTTGAGCTAATTTCAGTTCAAGTACCACCTCCTATTGAGCTAGTTTCAGCAAGAATTCTACCTGAAATGCCACCTGATATAGAGCCAGTTTCAGCCATAATTTCGCCCGAAACACCTCTAGAATATGCACCAGATGAAAATTCTGAAAATTCTGCTTCATTTAATGTCAAACCCACCAGAAAGATTCCTAATTACATGTCTGCTACATTGTCTGCAAAAGCTAAGATCCGGTCTCTTAGCAATCCAAAGCCCAGTCCAGACGctcaagaaaacaaaagaaatccatCGAGTTCACATGCAAAGCCACCTCCTTTTCATGAGACTCTGCGCATTCCTCAGAGATCACTATCACAAGTACGAAGAAACATCCATGGAAATGGTGACACAatttctccaagaaatttaacaG AGAAGTCAAAGAAGGAGTGGCGATCATGA